DNA sequence from the Tenacibaculum mesophilum genome:
ATTGTTTTCTTTTAATACTTTTTTTGTTCTAGGGTGTAGAGGTAATATCACTTGGCTTTCTTTCGCTATTATTTCAATAGCTTCAAATATGTTTTTCAATCTATACAAATCGTTTGTATTTTCAGCTCTATGGATAGTTGATAAAATAAAATTTTTTTTGATATCTATTTTAGGCTTTCTAGCAAACTGCTTATAAAATATAGCTCCGTCCTGCATTACATCTCCAGTATTTACAATCTTACAATCAATATTATCGTATCCTTCTTCTTTTAAATTATGTACTGCGGTGTTGGTAGGGCAAAGCAGTAGATTACTAACTCTATCTGTAAGAATTCTATTTACTTCTTCAGGCATTTTCATATTAAAACTTCGTAAACCAGCTTCAATATGAGCTAATTTTATGTGCAATTTACTTGCAACTATTGCGCCTGCTAACGTTGAGTTAGTGTCTCCATAAACTAATATCCAATCTGGAGCCTCTTCTAAAGCTATTTCCTCAATCTTTTCCATCATCTGCCCAGTCATAACTGCATGAGTTTTGCCTCCTATACCTAAAAAATAATCTGGTTTTGGTATTTTCATTTCATCAAAAAAAACATCACTCATGTTTTTATCATAATGCTGTCCAGTATGTATAATTATTTCTTGAATTGTATCATGTTTTAAAATCTCACGACTCACACTTCCCGCTTTAATAAATTGAGGTCTAGCCCCAAGAATAGTAAGTATTTTCATTCTTATTCTTTTTAAAGTTTATTTTTCCTTTTGTTTAAATTAAACTTAGGTCATTATCAATCTTCTCAATTCTTGATTCCCAAGTATTATCTTCTATAATATTTTCTATGTTCTTTTTTTTCAATAAAACCTCTTGAGGATTTTTATTGATAAACAGAATTAACTTTTTCAACTCTTTCTCTTCATAAGGAATAACCCAGCCAATATTATTTTCACTAACAAAACTGCCTACTGCTGTACCCTCAACAGCTATTATTGGTTTTCTATAACTAAGATATTCGAAAAGTTTTACTCCCACGGCAAAGCTCCAAATTTTTTGTGGCTTTACAAAGTAAACTCCAATTGTGCTTTTATCGTAGATTTCTTTTAATTCATCTCCACTTTTATGATAAACATTTATACAGTTCGAATAACTTTGGTAATTATTAACATATTGTTTCCATTCGTTTTCTCTTGTACATAAATTGATAGCATTAACACCTACTTCACATACTACTTTAACAAATAACTTAATATCATAAATTGGTGAAATTCCTCCAATGTAAATAAAATCTATCTCATTGCTATTTATTTCTTTTTTTGGTATTATTGAGCTAGAAATAGCGGGTGGTAATTCTTTGATTTCACAATTTATTTCAACGGGAATATAATTGTTCATTAATTTTGACGGAAGGTATAAAATATCTAGGCTTTTGTTGTAATTGTATAAATCAAACTTATAAAAAGATTTTGCTAATATCCTTTTAAAAAAAGAAGTTCTTTTTTTATATTCTTCAAAAACCCAATACACATCTCTATAGAAAAGACCTATCTTTATATTGTTTTTTTTACAAAACCTAAAGAATTTAAAATCTAAAAAAGGAGCTATGGGTAAGTGATGTGGTTCTGTCAATGCTGTCGGCATAGTAGAGCTTTCGCTATATAAATAAGAGTAGTTAACCCCTTGTTTTATATTCTGTTTTATCTTTCTTATTTGCTTTCTCCTTTCTTTTACTCTTCCCATTACTACATCCACATGATAACCAACATTTTTAAAAGCTTCTAACATTTTAACAGGTCTTATTTGAGAGCCTGAAGCTAAGTTTTTATTAATCTGATTAGGTATATGGAAAATTATTCTTTTCATTTTTTATTTAAAAAATTGATGAGTGTGTTTTGTTATATATTATATATAATGCTTTACTCGTTAAATACACGGAAAATAAAATCCCCATTAAAATTAAATATTGCATATTATAAAAGTAATCATTTATCCCTCCTGTAACTGAAGAGCTATAACTAAAATAAGCCAATAAGGCCAAAGTAATTGGTGTTTTTTTAAACGACAAAAGTAGTCTAAATAATGTTTGTATTACTGCCCCTACATATAAAGGAGCTATCACAACTCCTATAACTCCAAAATTAGCCCAAGCTTCCCCTATAAAAAGAGAATTAACAACACCTTGAACTTCAGCAAAACGGGGGTTTGCTTTTAGCATTACCAATCTTGCCGCCCTTTCAGAGTGGTTTAAATCTAAAGTATTCGACAATACATTTGAAAATGAATTAATTCCTATAAAATCATAAACTCGGGGGAAGTAATCAAACATTAAATAGGTACCACCTGCTTGTGATAAAAAAACTCGTCCTAAAATACCAGAACTATAATTTGAAAACAACATTGTCACATCTGTTTTTTGAGATATTTTCATATAGGCTATAACAATTAAAATCATTGTTAAGCTTCCAAAATAAATTAGTACTTTCTTTCTTATTGTACCATTAATAAGAATCTTTAAAAACATAAAACCTAAAAGAAAAAAAACAAACCTAGATTTTTCAAGATTATATGTTAATATTAAAAAAGAAAACATGAACATTATTAAAAAAATGATTAAATCTTTTTTTGATTTTGTTTTTTTATAGTAACAATAAAAAATAAAAGTTAAAATTGGAGTTAATGTTATTCCAAAAATGTTCCTTATAAATACATTTCCTGCAAAATTTCTTGAAGAATTTGCTCTCAATCCAGCTAACTCTATAACTGTAGCATTACCTTTAATTACTTTTAAAATAGGTATTTCTGACAAATAATGAAAGGTGTAAAAAATTGATAATATACAAATAATTGAAATTAAATATAAAGGTAACCGTATGTAAGAGTCTTTAAAACTTATTACAGAAACAATTTTTTTTTTTGCATACTCATTTAAATAAGTTTTAACTTCACCTTTAAAGAAAAGATTGGCAAAAAGCATCCCTATGGGCATAGCAACCATAGTATACATAACAGCTAACCATCCATAAAACCGAGAACTTTCGTAATAAATTTTATCAATCATATAATGGTTATCTAATTTATTTACAACCAATAATGCAGCAAAAAAAGACTGTACTAGTAAATTGAAATAAAAAACCCAAGAAATCATGTTTAATCTATTAAGTTGCATAGTACCCGCCGCTTTTTTAAACAATTTAAAAGAAACAAGTAAAACAAATAGGCTTATAAGAAGATAAATCATTTATTTATTTTTTACCACATCCTCTAACTCCTTAACTAACAATGAGTTTATTGAGCTATGAGAAAATCTAAATTTATAATTAAAAATTCCGTACCACCCCATTGGATGTTCTTTATTTAAAATAGAATTAGTAATATTTAAGTAGATCACGCGTGCCCATTTTAAATAGTACTTATATATTTTTAATTCTGTTACCAAATTAGTTTTTATTTCTGGTATATGCCATTTATCTTTTGAACTTATAAATTCAAAATATAATTTTCTATTTAAACGTTCTTGATTGTTAACCCTCAACCAAAATTCTATTAATCTTACATCCCAAAGGGGAATACTCCATTCGTAACCAAAATACTCATAAACCCTAACTGAATTAACTATAAATTTTGCTTGTCTCTCCTTAAAATTCCATTCTTCAAAAGAATTCACATAGTCTGAGTTATTTAAATATTTTTCTACTTGTTTATTAACAAGTGAATACAATGTTTTAAAATTTAAACTAAAATTAAGGATATAATTTTTCCAGAGAATTTCATATACGAAAACTTCTCTTGTTTTACAGTTTAATACTCTTTGATTTAGGTGACTACCTGCAATAAAATCTCCTGAATGTCCAGGTACAATAATAGCATCGTCTGGTATTAACTTATTGTCTTTCAATTCTTTTATAGCTATAAAATCCTGAATATGTGGTAATGAAACACCATCAAATGTTTCCTCCACATATTTAAGCACCCTGGATTGTGACCATTTACTTTTTGTATACTCTACAAAATGCCATTCATATCCATAAAAATTTGCTACCTCTTTAGATATATTCGATTCTTTATTTCCTTTGACCCCATAAGTAAAACAAATAACTTTATTGGGTACTTTATATTTATGTAAATACTGCACAATAATTCTAGAGTCATAACCGCCACTTAAAGGAATAACAATAGTTTTATCTTTTGTGGCAGTAATAAAATCCTTAAAAACAGCATCGTAAATAGAATTTATCTTTTCTTTACAATTTATTTTTGCTGTATGATCATACTTAAATTTAAAATATTCTAAGCTTGTTACTTTATCGTTTTTAAATATATACTTTCTACAGGATTCTAGTGATTTAACTCCGTTGTAAATAGTATTATTATTTGTAACAAAGCCTGTATAAGTAAACTCATCTAAGCAACTATTGTTTATATCTTTTTTATTAAACTTATCGTTAAGATCCGAGATTATATATTCAGAATTATTCTTTTGATAAAATAGGTTAAAGCTTCTTAAAAAGTCTGTTATTACTATAATAGTATTTCCCTCTTCTACAACAAATAAAAATTGTCCATACGTTTTTTTTAACGAATCATTTTCTATTATGTTTTTTGGTAATTGATCCGTTTGATTATTAAATAAATTAGAATTATAAATTACATTATTTAATATAAAGTTTCCTTTAAAGTAAATATTCTGGTATTTACACCACCTAAACCCCTTGTTATTTATTAATGATAATTTCATAATTATAATATTATAAGTTTTAATATTTTTAACAAGCTAAAAACAGCTAAAAACACAATAACTGTAAACTTAAAAACTTTTATTATCGGAATTTTTATCTTATAAAAAACATAAAATACTAAAAATAAATACAATAAAAAACCTACTACTGAATAATAATTAACCATTGATAATTCATCCTCTCCTATCTTTGCGCAAATATAAATTATCAAAACTCTAGAGATGAATACAAAAATTTGAAACAACAAAGCTTGCTTTTGAAAACCCTTAGCGAATAACATTGAGGATAATGGGGAAGATATAAACACAAAAAGAATCCAAATACTTATTGGTTTTGCATACTCACCTGCCAATAACCACTTACTACCAAAAGCAAATACAAATATAGAGTCGCCAAAAAAGAAAATTATAGACAAAGGTAATATACCTACCAATAATAATATTTTATATAATTTCCATGTAATATGTTTTAAATATTCGTCACTAACAAACTCTTGATCTGTAATTCGTTGATAGTACACTTGCCCTATGGCACCTCCTAATAAAATCATAGGCATGCTTAAAACTTTATGAGAAATAGAAAACTGCCCTACAAAACTGGTAGTAAATAAAGCTGAAAATAAAAGTATTGGAATTTGAACAGATGCAGTATTTAAAAGGGTAGATACTAATGTAAACTTCGGGAAATTTATGTATTCTTTTGCAACAAGTTTAAAGTCTTTTTTTGTTTTTTGTTTGTATGAATATAATCCTTCATTTACAAAAAAGGTTTTAATAAGATTAATATTAGCTGAGAAGTTTGATATAATATTCCCTAAAATTAAACCAAATGAGGTAAATTTAAACAGGCCTAATACAATTTGAGAAAAAGATAAACTTAAAGATTTATAAATTTTTGACTTTGATATTTCTTTAAATTTTTTAACTCTTAAATTATAGTAATAAAAGGTTTGATACGTTCCGACCAAAAACGTTAAGACGGGGAAGAAATAAATCCATTTTTTTAAATCATTATTATCTATCAGGAAAACTATATAATCGTAAAAAAGAAAAACTATTAATAATAAAAAAACTGAAAAAAGCGTGTTAAGAATTAAACACAAAAATACTAGATAAACTGCATCCTCCTTTTTTTCAGGCAATGGAATAGCTAACTCATATTTACCCGTTCCTATTACAGCTAATATGGAGTATATAGAAATAAATACTGATAAGGTACCAAAATCAGATGGGGTATAAATCCTAGTTAAAAAAAAATATGCTAATATTGGTATTGCAGAACTTAATGTTGCTCCTGTGGTTAATGTAAGAACATTTTTTAAAAATTCTGATTTTGAAAATAATTTTTGAAGCATTTATCTTATAGTCTAGTCGAAATATATTTTATTTCTTCTTCAGTCAAATAAGGGTTCATTGGTAAACTTAAAATTTCTTTTGAAACATGTTCAGAAATAGGAAAGTCACCTTCATTGTATCCTAAATATTCAAAACACTCCTGTAAATGTAATGGCATCGGGTAATGAACAGCTGTAGGAATTCCGTTTTCTTTTAACTTTACTTGTAACTCTTCCCTGTTTTTTACTCTAATAGAATATTGAGCCCATGCTGAAGTACAATTCTCTTCAACAAATGGTTTTATAACATCAAAGTTATCAATTGTTTTAGTATAATTACCTGCTACTTCTTGCCTTAATTTTAAATCTTTTCTATAATGTTTCATCTTTACATTTAAAACAGCTGCTTGAAGAGTATCTAATCTACCTCCTATTCCAATATGCTTATGATGATACCTTTTAGATTGGCCATGTAGTCGTAATGACTTTATTTTTTCTGCCAACTTACTATCATTAGTAAATACAGCTCCTCCATCTCCAAAACACCCTAAAGGTTTTGCGGGAAAAAAAGAAGTTGTTGAAATATCTCCTAAATTACTATCTGTTTTACCATTATATGTTGAACCAAATGATTGAGCACCATCTATTATTACTTTTAAACCATGTTTATCCGCTATCTTTTGAATAACGTCCATATTTGCTGGTTGTCCGTATAACGAAACAGGCATAATAGCCTTTGTTCTTGTGGTAATTGCTTCTTCTATCTTTGAAGAATCAATATTATATGTTTTCTCATCAATATCAACAAACACTGGTTTGAAACCTAAAAAAGCAATTGTTTCAGCAGTTGCTACAAAAGTAAAAGGTGTTGTTATTATTTCTTCTCCTGGCTTAATATTTAAGCTCATCATTGCTAACAATAAAGCATCTGTTCCAGAAGAGCATGATATTGCATATTTAACCCCAGTAAACGCTTCCAAAGATTTTTCTAATTCAGAAACCTCTTCACCCATTATATAATTAGATTTATTCAATACCACCTGTATTGAAGTGTCTATTTCTTCTTTATATAATTGATACTGATATTGAAGTTTTGCAAAATCTATTTTCATTCTACTACTTTTCTTCGATTAACTGATTATCTATAATTCTATATACACTATTATCGAAAGTATCTATCGCTCTATTATCTTTATCAAACTTTAATGTATTTCCTGCTTTACTTACCCAACCTATTTGTTTACCTGGTACACCTACGATTAAAGCGTAAGGTTTTACATCTTTATTAACAACAGCCCCAGACCCCACTAAAGCATACTCACCGATTGTAACTCCACAAATAATTGTTGCGTTTGCGCCTATCGAACAACCTTTCTTTAATAATGTTTTTTTAAACTCTTCTCTTCTGATAATAAAACTTCTTGGATTAACTACATTGGTAAACACCATTGATGGTCCAAGAAAAACATCATCTTCTACTTCAACTCCTTCATAGATAGAGATATTGTTTTGTACTTTTACGCCATTACCTACCTTGACATTAGGGCCAATCACGCAATTTTGTCCGAAAGAACAATTCTCTCCTATTTTGCTTTTCGATAAAACATGACTAAAATGCCATATCTTAGTATTATCTCCTATACTAACATCTTTATCTATGAAAGAAGACTCATGTACAAAATATTTAGCCATTTATAACTTTTTTACAAAATGGATGATACTCCCCTTTTAATCCTATTGGATCTAAGTTTCGAATTGTGGATACTGTACTAATAGACCCATAAGCTTCATCTAAACCAAAACCGTTTCCTTTCAAGATTTCCTCATAACTACGAGTATGTAAATCAGTAAAACCTCCACTAAACTCTATCTCTTCTCCGTCAACAGTTATTGATCGATAAGTACGTAAACCTTTCATTTTAACATCTTCTGGAATATAATCGTAGTTTACAGATAAAAACCATCTTACATTTGCATTTTTAAGCCTAAAACTTCCTGCATTTGCATCTGCCTCTTTTAAATGAACCGTATTTTCTTGTACTTCACCAAAAATCCAACATAACATATCATAAAAATGTACTCCGATATTAGATGCAATACCTCCAGATTTAGATTCGTCACCTTTCCATGAAACAAAATACCATTTTCCTCTAGAAGTTAAATATGTTAAATCTATGTCATATACCTTGTTTGGGTTTAATTCCAACTCCTTAGTTACTTTTTCTTTTAAAGCTATTATTGAAGGGTGTAACCTTAATTGAAGTATGTTATAAACTTTTTTACCCGATTCTTTTTCTATAATTTTTAATTGATCTATATTCCATGGATTCAATACAAGAGGTTTTTCAGAAATAGCATCTGCCCCATTTTTTAAGGCAAACCTGATATGAGAATCATGTAAATAATTAGGAGAACAAATTGAAATATAATCTATTCTTTTTCCTGTATTATCTCTATGCCATTTATCAACAAACCTATCAAATCTTTCAAACTCGGTGAAAAAATTTGCCTCAGGAAAGTTACTATCCATAACCCCTATACCATCATAGGGATCTAACGCTGCTATCAAATTATTTCCAGTTTCTTTAATCGCCTTCATGTGTCTTGGGGCAATATATCCTGAAGCCCCTATTAGTGCAAAATTTTTCATTTATAATCTCCAATTTGGATTTTTTACAATTCCTTTTATATCCATAATAACAGGTACATTTTTTGATATTTTCTTATAATCATTTTCAGTTAACTCTTTAAACTGTTTGTGAGCAACTGCTACAATTATAGAATCATATTTTTTTGTTGAATTAAAAGGGTTATCAATTACTCCGTGTTTATAACTACTATAATCTCCATTTGGATCTACCCATGGATCATATACGTCAACATTACAGCCAAATGTCTTTAACTCTTCAATAATATCTACAACTTTTGTATTTCTCATATCTGGACAATCTTCTTTAAAAGTTACTCCTAGAATTAGTACGTCTGATTTATTGATCTTTTTGTCATTAGCTATCATTACTTTTACCGTATTCTCGGCAATATATTTCCCCATTCCATTATTTATCTGTCTAGCACCTAGTATAAGATTAGGTTTGTATCCTAACTCTTCAGCTTTAAAAGTTAAATAATAAGGATCAACACCTATACAATGCCCTCCAACAAGGCCTGGTGATAATTTAATAAAGTTCCATTTTGTTGCGGCCGCTTCTAAAACTTCATTTGTATCAATATCCATTGCATCAAAAATTAATGCTAATTCATTAATTAAAGCTATGTTTACATCTCTTTGTGTATTTTCTATGACTTTACTTGCTTCGGCAACTTTAATACTTGATGCCTTATGAGTTCCAGCAACAATTATTGATTTGTACAATTCATCAACTTCATTTGCGACCTCAGGTGTTGAACCAGAAGTTACTTTAAGAATTTTTGTTACTGTGTGTTCTTTATCTCCTGGGTTAATTCTCTCAGGGCTATAACCGCAGAAGAAATCTTTATTAAATTTTAATTTTGAATTCTTTTCTAACTCAGGAACACATACCTCTTCTGTCACTCCAGGATATACTGTGGATTCGTAGATAACAATGTCTCCCTTTTTTAAAACACTAGCTACTAATTTAGAAGAATCTATCAAAGGGGTTAAGTTAGGGCGATTGTTAGTATCTATGGGCGTAGGAACCGTTACTATAAAAACTGTACAATCTTCAGCCTCCTTTAAATCCGCTGTATATTTTATATAACTTTTAACATCATCTAACTGATTTTTTTCTATTTCCTGGGTTCTGTCATAACCTGTATTTAATTCTTCTATCCTCCTATCATTAATATCAAAACCAACAACACTATATTTCTTTGCTGCAAATGCATGCGCTAAAGGTAATCCTACATAACCAAGCCCAACTATACATATTTTTCTACTCATTTTTAATTATTTATAAGTTCTACACTAGCTTTTTTCAAAACTTACACTTTTCAATCTATATTTAAGGGAATTAAAAAAAACTTTTATAAAAAGAGTCAACACCCCCATAATGAAACCTATAAAAGTCCATATAACTATTATGAAAAGCCTTTTTGGTTTTGATTTTATTACAGGTACGCTTACTGGTTCTATCACTGTAAAAACAGGAGTATCTTCTTTCAACTTAATTTTTTGAGTCTCTAGTTGTTTTGCTAATTCAGAATATACTTCGTATGCTAGGTTATAATCCGATTGTAATCTTTCTAAACGTGATTGAGAACGGGATAGTATCAAACCTTGATTTTTATCTCTAAAACTAGCCAATATAGATTGTTTCCTTACAAAGTCTTTCTTAACTTCCTTGTATCGCTCTTCTATAAACTTATATTGTTCTCTAGCTTTTTGTATTTTGAACTCTGTTATAGCCTTTTGTAAAAGTTCTTGAGTTTTTTTTGTCATTTGTGCTGCTGGTAATGCTTCAGGCATTGAGAATGATATTTTAACAAAACCTTCTTTATCATTAACATCTAAAACAAATTGACTTTGTAATAAATCAAATAGTTTTTTTTCCTCTATTGACATTACATATATAGAATCTTGTACCTCGCTCTGCTGCGGCAATGTACTTCTTCCCTTTTTAAATAAACCTAGTATTTTCCCTGGTAATCCAACAGTGTATTCCTTAATAGCAGATAATAAATTAAATTTTTGATAATCTGTGTAATATTCTTTATAGGTAATTTCTTTTTCCAGACTAGAAAAATTCAAAGGCGCCTCTAAAAGTGCTTTTTGAAAAGGAATACTTTGAACCACTTTAGGGTATAGACTAGGTGGAATACCTTCCGAACTACCACCTCCTAAATTAATTCCTGCAATTGCTGCCAATCCACCTAAACTACCTCCTACTTTGTTATTCGAGCTCTGTGGTAACACAATTGTTGTCGCCGTATATTCTTTACCTGAAAAAACGGCTATAAACAAACCTATTAGTACAAAAACTATAAGAAATTTGACAACCGTTCTTCGTCCTTCCCAGATAGTTTTAAATATATCTAATAAATCTATTTCATCATTAGAAGTATATTTAGTTTTACTTTCCATAGTTTACTATAGTTATTTCTCCGTTAATGTTTTTACCAATACTCCTAATGTTGCTAACCCTGTAGTTATAGCTATTACTTGTTGGGTTGTAACTTTATTTGTTACCTCAGGTTTTTTAGGTACTAAAATAACTGCACCTGGTTTTACATCTGGATATGATTTAAAGAACAAAAACTTTTTTGTTGTTCTAATATCTCCGTTTGCATACACTATATATGCTCTACTCTTTTTCGCATTTTCAGAAAAACCTCCAGAGTTTTCTATATAATGTTTAAATGATTTCCCTTTTTCATATCTCACCAATGATGGTGACAACACCTCTCCTTCAACCTTCACCGTTTGTCTTTCAGAAGGGATAAATAACTCGTCTCCTTCTTCTAAAATTATATCATACTTTGATTTTTTCCCTCCTGAGGCTAATATTTTTTGTAACTCTATTCCTATTTTAAAATCTTTTTTCTTCTGTATACGTTCTTCAACATTGCTAGCTAACGAATCTCTTTGTGCAAAATCAGCTATAAAAACTGACTGTTTTTCATCTTCCTCTTCGTTATTTTTTCTAGTTAAAAAAGCTCCTTCTACATAAGCATACTTTGTTAAACCTCCAGCTTGTTCTATTAAATCAGAAATTCTTTGGTTTTTTTGACCAATTGAATACTCTCCTTCAAAATTAACTTCACCAGTAATAGTTACTCTTTTTTGTTCTGTATACCCTTTTAAGTATCTTACAGAAACAATATCAAACGGTTTTAGCACAAAATTATCTAAATGATCAGTACCTAGATTTTTACTTGCACTTAAATCAAAATTTTCACTAACCGTTTCAAAACTTCCATCTTTCAGTCTTCTAGATACATCAATCATACTTGCATCCGCCCCATCTTTCAATCCTCCCGCCAATACTATTAAATCCTCAACACGCATTCCTTTCATATAGTCAAACTCTCCTTCTTTATTCACTGCTCCATTAATAGTAATAAACTCTTTTTCTTTCAACTCCTCTTTCGTAAAAATGTAAATACTATCACTTTCCTTTAAGAGTATATGTTCTTTATTTTCCATTGCCTTTCTTGGAGAGAAAGATAGCGTTTCCTTATTACTCTTATCATGTGTTCTTACAATAATACCTCTATCTAAAAAGGCTTCTTTGGTTACCCCTTCAGCTTTTAGCAACAAGTTAGAAGCAGTCATTCCTTCTTTATATTCGTAGTTACCAGGCTGAAAAACAGCCCCACCAATACTAACTCTATTCAAAAACTCGTCTACTATTTCATTTACTTTGATATAATCTCCGTCTTTTATTTTAACTAAATCAAAATTATCTTTTGAAACCTCTACAATCTCTTTTTGAACCCCTTTAATTCTCTCTATAACAACTTTTTGTTTATATGCATTTGAAGTGAAACCACTACAATAATTTAATAAGTCTTTTACACTTTCTTCAGTTTTCATCTCAAAAATACCTGGTCTTTTAACGGCCCC
Encoded proteins:
- a CDS encoding nucleotide sugar dehydrogenase — translated: MSRKICIVGLGYVGLPLAHAFAAKKYSVVGFDINDRRIEELNTGYDRTQEIEKNQLDDVKSYIKYTADLKEAEDCTVFIVTVPTPIDTNNRPNLTPLIDSSKLVASVLKKGDIVIYESTVYPGVTEEVCVPELEKNSKLKFNKDFFCGYSPERINPGDKEHTVTKILKVTSGSTPEVANEVDELYKSIIVAGTHKASSIKVAEASKVIENTQRDVNIALINELALIFDAMDIDTNEVLEAAATKWNFIKLSPGLVGGHCIGVDPYYLTFKAEELGYKPNLILGARQINNGMGKYIAENTVKVMIANDKKINKSDVLILGVTFKEDCPDMRNTKVVDIIEELKTFGCNVDVYDPWVDPNGDYSSYKHGVIDNPFNSTKKYDSIIVAVAHKQFKELTENDYKKISKNVPVIMDIKGIVKNPNWRL
- a CDS encoding Wzz/FepE/Etk N-terminal domain-containing protein, whose translation is MESKTKYTSNDEIDLLDIFKTIWEGRRTVVKFLIVFVLIGLFIAVFSGKEYTATTIVLPQSSNNKVGGSLGGLAAIAGINLGGGSSEGIPPSLYPKVVQSIPFQKALLEAPLNFSSLEKEITYKEYYTDYQKFNLLSAIKEYTVGLPGKILGLFKKGRSTLPQQSEVQDSIYVMSIEEKKLFDLLQSQFVLDVNDKEGFVKISFSMPEALPAAQMTKKTQELLQKAITEFKIQKAREQYKFIEERYKEVKKDFVRKQSILASFRDKNQGLILSRSQSRLERLQSDYNLAYEVYSELAKQLETQKIKLKEDTPVFTVIEPVSVPVIKSKPKRLFIIVIWTFIGFIMGVLTLFIKVFFNSLKYRLKSVSFEKS
- a CDS encoding SLBB domain-containing protein, translated to MKIKVLLQVVFVAFLVLANTEMKAQEIQNQISQIQIDDLSDEQVAKYWEKIKEEGYTLDQALAIAKTRGMSELQAQKLRARIETLKSKPLNKKEENEEELQEEVDSTQLLFGLTGEEEKKEEKKEELFGYDFFNNPNISFTPNLNIATPENYIIGAGDVVSIDLWGAAEVNYEKKVNKQGAINVEGVGYIQLIGLPVSAAKSKIKNYLKRIYAGIGASSGSYNKVNIAVSIKEVRNVQVNIVGEVKVPGSYSISALSTVLNALYAAGGPTKNGTFRRIQLFRRGVKEADFDFYQFLVNGSEEGNITVQDQDVIIVKPYESKITIEGAVKRPGIFEMKTEESVKDLLNYCSGFTSNAYKQKVVIERIKGVQKEIVEVSKDNFDLVKIKDGDYIKVNEIVDEFLNRVSIGGAVFQPGNYEYKEGMTASNLLLKAEGVTKEAFLDRGIIVRTHDKSNKETLSFSPRKAMENKEHILLKESDSIYIFTKEELKEKEFITINGAVNKEGEFDYMKGMRVEDLIVLAGGLKDGADASMIDVSRRLKDGSFETVSENFDLSASKNLGTDHLDNFVLKPFDIVSVRYLKGYTEQKRVTITGEVNFEGEYSIGQKNQRISDLIEQAGGLTKYAYVEGAFLTRKNNEEEDEKQSVFIADFAQRDSLASNVEERIQKKKDFKIGIELQKILASGGKKSKYDIILEEGDELFIPSERQTVKVEGEVLSPSLVRYEKGKSFKHYIENSGGFSENAKKSRAYIVYANGDIRTTKKFLFFKSYPDVKPGAVILVPKKPEVTNKVTTQQVIAITTGLATLGVLVKTLTEK